A single Theropithecus gelada isolate Dixy chromosome 7b, Tgel_1.0, whole genome shotgun sequence DNA region contains:
- the LOC112628529 gene encoding cytochrome c oxidase assembly protein COX16 homolog, mitochondrial isoform X1 — MFAPAVMRAFRKNKTLRYGVPMLLLIVGGSFGLREFSQIRYDAVKIKMDPELEKKLKENKISLESEYEKIKDSKFDDWKNIRGPRPWEDPDVLQGGNPESLKTKTT; from the exons ATGTTTGCACCCGCGGTGATGCGTGCTTTTCGCAAGAACAAGACTCTCCGCTACGGAGTCCCCATGTTG ttGCTGATTGTTGGAGGTTCTTTTGGTCTTCGTGAGTTTTCTCAAATCCGATATGATGCTGTGAAGATTAAA aTGGATCCTGAGCttgaaaaaaaactgaaagagaataaaatatctttagaGTCGGAATATGAG aaaataaaagactcCAAGTTTGATGACTGGAAGAATATTCGAGGACCCCGGCCTTGGGAAGATCCTGACGTCCTCCAAGGAGGAAATCCAGAAAGCCTTAAGACTAAGACAACTTGA
- the LOC112628529 gene encoding cytochrome c oxidase assembly protein COX16 homolog, mitochondrial isoform X2, producing the protein MFAPAVMRAFRKNKTLRYGVPMLMDPELEKKLKENKISLESEYEKIKDSKFDDWKNIRGPRPWEDPDVLQGGNPESLKTKTT; encoded by the exons ATGTTTGCACCCGCGGTGATGCGTGCTTTTCGCAAGAACAAGACTCTCCGCTACGGAGTCCCCATGTTG aTGGATCCTGAGCttgaaaaaaaactgaaagagaataaaatatctttagaGTCGGAATATGAG aaaataaaagactcCAAGTTTGATGACTGGAAGAATATTCGAGGACCCCGGCCTTGGGAAGATCCTGACGTCCTCCAAGGAGGAAATCCAGAAAGCCTTAAGACTAAGACAACTTGA